From a single Solanum dulcamara chromosome 4, daSolDulc1.2, whole genome shotgun sequence genomic region:
- the LOC129887258 gene encoding uncharacterized protein LOC129887258: MEQLSEEEKKALRGSKFAPLPSALSSSRSQPRLAHPGGSMKTNKAAALAKFLDRKLQDPSGLSSLDPRLIELAVKNAKHTLQSSGASSRGRIVQHVDSFGDSEESAEDEEIKISVQKKSKKNKKRKKLKKEKQHKKLEESSSGTAKKPKKKLKL; the protein is encoded by the exons ATGGAGCAACTGagtgaagaagagaaaaaggcGCTTCGTGGAAGCAAATTCGCACCGCTTCCTTCTGCACTATCTTCTTCTCGTTCTCAACCTAG GCTGGCTCATCCAGGAGGATCAATGAAGACGAATAAGGCAGCAGCTTTAGCAAAATTCCTTGACAGGAAATTACAGGACCCAAGCGGCTTGTCCTCTCTTGATCCCCGTCTCATTGAACTCGCCGTCAAAAATGCTAAACACACTCTTCAATCCA GTGGGGCATCAAGTAGAGGAAGAATTGTTCAGCATGTGGATTCTTTCGGTGATTCTGAG GAATCTGCTGAAGATGAAGAGATAAAAATATCCGTCCAAAAAAAGagtaagaaaaacaaaaagaggAAGAAGTTGAAGAAGGAGAAACAGCACAAG AAATTGGAGGAGTCTTCAAGTGGAACGGCCAAAAAACCTAAAAAGAAGCTGAAACTATGA